Proteins from one Blattabacterium sp. (Blattella germanica) str. Bge genomic window:
- a CDS encoding dUTP diphosphatase, translating into MIKNGYQLTLIANIEKSISINLMERKLISTGILIQFSKKMKYHFFLKQKLIEAICVIHITKYEKNTVLCQEIKILITNILFETMIIQPNEKLVLVNIFQGTQIKWEPCSILNTSIRGSNGFGSTGI; encoded by the coding sequence GTGATAAAAAATGGATATCAATTAACTTTAATTGCTAATATAGAAAAATCTATTTCCATTAATTTAATGGAACGAAAATTGATATCAACAGGCATTTTGATTCAATTTTCCAAAAAAATGAAGTATCATTTTTTTTTGAAACAAAAATTAATAGAAGCTATTTGCGTTATTCATATTACAAAATATGAAAAAAATACGGTTTTATGTCAAGAAATAAAGATTCTTATAACAAACATTTTATTTGAAACAATGATCATTCAACCCAATGAAAAACTAGTTTTAGTAAACATATTTCAAGGAACTCAAATAAAATGGGAACCATGTTCTATTTTAAATACGAGCATAAGAGGAAGCAATGGTTTTGGAAGTACTGGAATATGA
- a CDS encoding oligosaccharide flippase family protein produces the protein MNLYKKLAIQTIIYSIGSILPKVINYAFLKFFTVSLKREEFSLYTDMYALSFLVIGFLSFGLENTYFRFLYKKNYNPETVFSTGVIIQLLITTFFLIISVKFIKNITYLIGYQEHKDYFLMFLFIIFFDTICILPMAWLRANEKPFKHTVINVINILIQSFLTIYMFFCFNNLHIQRTCFLFIFEWINSFTDRTGYIFFANMISSLTNLVLVFPILLKKVIIKKFDKILAKKMLNYGIPIMLGSIAFSINENLDKILIKRWGSDEINGSYSACYKIASFMSLYIRIFKLGIEPFFFKKSIDSDAKYYYEEINYMFIFFGLIFYVLICGNLPLFIEFFIDKKYHFAMSIIPIIMMGNLFLGIYTNLSIFYKVIDKPLIGTYISFIGVLITFLFNLIFILIPNSSFMIPAWGTLASYGCMLIILYIWGKKNFFEFCGKKRNITIHFLFAIFLVFIINHKKQIIFSFFFQFFYLIIIFLLEKKRLINLIKQ, from the coding sequence TTGAATTTGTACAAAAAATTAGCAATACAAACAATTATCTATTCTATAGGATCCATTTTACCAAAGGTTATTAATTATGCTTTTTTAAAATTTTTTACTGTGTCTTTAAAAAGAGAAGAGTTTTCTCTTTATACAGATATGTATGCCTTATCTTTTCTAGTTATAGGGTTTCTTTCTTTTGGATTAGAAAATACTTATTTTAGATTTTTATATAAAAAAAATTATAATCCAGAAACTGTATTTTCAACAGGTGTTATAATACAATTATTGATCACCACTTTTTTTTTAATCATTTCTGTTAAATTCATAAAAAATATAACTTATTTAATTGGATATCAAGAACATAAGGATTATTTTTTGATGTTCTTATTCATCATATTTTTTGACACAATTTGCATTCTTCCTATGGCTTGGCTTCGTGCGAATGAAAAACCATTCAAACATACCGTTATAAATGTAATAAATATACTTATACAATCATTTTTAACAATATATATGTTTTTTTGTTTTAACAATCTTCACATTCAAAGAACTTGTTTTTTATTCATTTTTGAATGGATTAATTCTTTTACAGACAGAACAGGTTATATATTTTTCGCAAACATGATATCATCTTTAACTAATTTAGTTTTAGTTTTTCCTATTCTTTTAAAAAAAGTAATTATCAAAAAATTTGACAAAATTCTTGCTAAAAAAATGTTAAATTATGGAATTCCTATTATGTTAGGAAGCATTGCTTTTTCTATCAATGAAAATCTTGATAAGATCTTAATTAAAAGATGGGGGTCAGATGAAATAAACGGATCTTATTCTGCTTGTTATAAAATAGCATCTTTTATGAGTTTGTATATCAGGATTTTTAAATTGGGAATTGAACCTTTTTTTTTTAAAAAATCCATAGATTCTGATGCAAAATATTATTATGAAGAAATTAATTATATGTTTATTTTTTTCGGGTTAATTTTTTATGTATTAATATGTGGAAATTTACCTTTGTTTATAGAGTTTTTTATTGATAAAAAATATCACTTTGCCATGTCCATTATTCCTATAATCATGATGGGAAATTTATTTTTAGGAATTTATACAAATTTATCCATATTTTACAAAGTGATAGATAAACCCCTTATCGGAACTTATATTTCTTTTATAGGAGTATTAATTACCTTTTTATTTAATCTTATTTTTATTTTAATTCCTAATAGTAGTTTTATGATCCCGGCTTGGGGTACTTTAGCATCGTATGGATGCATGTTAATCATTTTATACATTTGGGGTAAAAAAAATTTTTTTGAATTTTGTGGAAAAAAAAGAAATATCACAATTCATTTTTTATTTGCAATTTTTTTAGTTTTTATAATCAATCATAAAAAACAAATAATATTTAGCTTTTTTTTTCAATTTTTTTATTTGATAATTATTTTTTTACTAGAAAAAAAAAGATTGATTAATTTAATCAAACAATAA
- the tatA gene encoding twin-arginine translocase TatA/TatE family subunit, protein MDFVSILLILLGTFGTTEIVVIVILALLLFGGKKIPELMKGLGTGLKEFKKASEGKGKDSESEEE, encoded by the coding sequence ATGGATTTCGTTTCTATTTTGTTAATACTACTTGGAACTTTTGGAACCACAGAGATCGTGGTAATTGTCATTCTTGCACTTTTACTTTTTGGAGGTAAAAAAATACCGGAATTAATGAAAGGATTAGGAACAGGTTTGAAAGAATTCAAAAAGGCTTCTGAAGGGAAAGGGAAAGATTCTGAATCTGAAGAAGAATAA
- a CDS encoding lytic transglycosylase domain-containing protein, whose amino-acid sequence MLILKSLTVQSVSKPFLEQKNVINFHKDIYDQKLDLNNIYMEKLWKKMFGGKKKSLSGKKLYHKKNIVIINIDSEELKLRFNFINQKSQMKIFKYNSIVHASVESYLRMGKYIGRIISLSDFYFPMFEEKLEHYRLPKELKYLAVIESNLNPIITSKAGAQGIWQFMPETGKIYDLNINNIYDERNDPVKSTEAACRYLKFLYQKIGNWELVLAAYNAGPGTVDKILQNHRNRKDFWGLWEFFPKETQNYIPKFIAINYVMNYYKEHNFSSHYSSPYKYKYKETVLIPIKEKISLKFFAYSLNMSYQDLILLNPQYIVDMIPPGNKFFLRLPKNKVFFLKKNH is encoded by the coding sequence ATGCTCATCTTAAAAAGCTTGACTGTTCAATCTGTATCAAAGCCCTTTTTGGAACAAAAAAATGTAATCAACTTTCATAAAGATATTTATGATCAAAAATTAGATTTAAATAATATCTATATGGAAAAATTATGGAAAAAAATGTTTGGAGGAAAGAAAAAATCTTTATCTGGAAAAAAATTGTATCATAAAAAAAACATTGTTATTATTAATATAGATTCTGAAGAACTTAAACTCAGATTCAATTTTATAAATCAAAAATCTCAAATGAAGATATTTAAATACAACAGCATAGTCCATGCTTCTGTAGAAAGTTATCTTCGTATGGGAAAATATATAGGAAGAATTATTTCATTATCAGATTTTTATTTTCCTATGTTTGAAGAAAAACTTGAACATTATCGTCTTCCAAAAGAATTAAAATATTTAGCCGTCATAGAATCAAATTTAAATCCTATTATAACCTCCAAAGCCGGAGCACAAGGGATTTGGCAATTCATGCCTGAAACTGGAAAAATATATGATCTAAACATTAATAATATTTATGATGAAAGAAATGATCCTGTTAAATCAACAGAAGCAGCTTGCCGTTATTTAAAATTTCTATATCAAAAAATAGGAAATTGGGAATTGGTTTTAGCGGCTTATAATGCAGGTCCAGGAACCGTAGATAAAATATTGCAAAATCATCGGAATAGAAAAGATTTCTGGGGATTATGGGAATTTTTTCCAAAAGAAACCCAAAACTATATTCCAAAATTTATTGCAATTAATTATGTAATGAATTACTATAAGGAACATAACTTCTCTTCACATTATTCCTCTCCCTACAAATACAAATACAAAGAAACAGTTTTAATTCCTATAAAAGAAAAAATTTCTTTGAAATTTTTTGCCTATAGTTTAAATATGTCTTATCAAGATTTAATTCTTTTAAATCCACAATATATAGTGGATATGATTCCTCCTGGAAATAAGTTTTTTTTGAGATTACCAAAAAATAAAGTTTTCTTTTTAAAAAAAAATCATTAA
- a CDS encoding sugar phosphate nucleotidyltransferase, which produces MKIIIPMAGKGLRLYPHTLSTPKAFIHIAGKTILRRLVESFSEVIKIFSVQEIIFIIGNNVGNIETKLIKLANDIGVHPIIYYQITPLGTADALLRAKDSLNGEPVIIAFSDTLFDNTSLEKEITNQVDNIIWTKKVQNPHLFGVVKCDSSGIVTHFIEKPNNYVSNLAIIGLYYFKNSLFLRKELESQSISYNNNQEYQLTSVLENMRKKGERFTYKQVKGWMDFGDQKRTISSNSKILSIESNHSQLIHEKSIIKNSFIIKPCSIGKNTKIENSIIGPYVSIGKNTKIKNSNIIRSLIQDDTKIQYANLQNSMIGNHTCYIGETKEVNLGDYSAYN; this is translated from the coding sequence ATGAAAATTATAATTCCTATGGCTGGAAAAGGATTGCGTTTATATCCGCATACTTTAAGCACTCCAAAAGCATTCATCCATATTGCAGGAAAAACAATTTTGAGGAGATTGGTGGAAAGTTTTTCCGAAGTTATAAAAATTTTTTCGGTTCAAGAAATTATCTTCATTATAGGAAATAATGTCGGTAACATCGAAACAAAATTAATCAAATTAGCTAATGATATAGGAGTTCATCCTATTATTTATTATCAAATCACTCCGCTCGGAACAGCAGATGCTTTATTAAGAGCTAAAGATTCATTGAATGGAGAACCGGTTATTATTGCTTTTTCCGACACTTTATTTGATAACACTTCTTTAGAAAAGGAAATCACGAATCAAGTAGACAACATTATATGGACAAAAAAAGTCCAAAATCCTCATTTATTTGGAGTGGTAAAATGTGATTCTTCGGGAATTGTTACTCATTTTATCGAAAAGCCAAATAATTATGTTTCTAATTTAGCTATCATAGGTCTCTATTATTTTAAAAATAGTCTTTTCTTAAGAAAAGAACTGGAATCCCAATCTATATCATACAATAACAATCAAGAATATCAATTAACATCTGTTTTAGAAAACATGAGAAAAAAAGGAGAAAGATTCACTTACAAACAAGTTAAAGGATGGATGGATTTTGGAGATCAAAAAAGAACTATTTCTTCTAATTCAAAAATATTGTCTATTGAATCCAATCATTCACAATTGATTCATGAAAAATCAATCATAAAAAATAGTTTCATTATAAAACCCTGTTCAATTGGAAAAAATACAAAAATTGAGAATAGTATAATAGGTCCTTATGTTTCAATCGGAAAAAATACAAAAATCAAAAATAGCAATATAATAAGATCCTTGATTCAGGATGATACAAAAATTCAATATGCAAATTTGCAGAATTCTATGATAGGAAATCACACTTGTTATATAGGAGAAACTAAAGAAGTAAATTTAGGAGATTATTCTGCTTACAATTAA
- the clpP gene encoding ATP-dependent Clp endopeptidase proteolytic subunit ClpP produces MDYRKKTEEFMLYATKHKKINSLIIDKYIIQSMTPYIVEERKLNVAQMDVFSRLMMDRVIFLGTPIEDQVANIVQAQLLFLQSVDSVKDIQIYINSPGGDVYAGLGIYDTMQIVEPDVSTICTGMAASMAAVLLCAGVKNKRSALKHSRIMIHQPIGGTQGQASDIEITVREILKLKKELYEIISKHSGVPIEKIEIDSDRDYWMTSQEAKEYGMIDEVLEGKRKK; encoded by the coding sequence ATGGATTATAGAAAAAAAACAGAAGAATTTATGTTATATGCAACTAAGCATAAGAAGATCAATAGTTTAATAATAGATAAATATATTATTCAATCAATGACTCCTTATATTGTTGAGGAAAGAAAGTTAAATGTAGCTCAAATGGATGTTTTTTCTCGTTTAATGATGGATAGAGTTATTTTTTTAGGAACTCCTATAGAAGATCAAGTAGCTAATATAGTACAAGCTCAATTATTGTTTTTACAATCTGTAGATTCTGTGAAAGATATACAAATCTATATCAATTCTCCAGGAGGAGATGTTTATGCAGGACTAGGGATCTATGACACCATGCAAATTGTAGAACCTGATGTATCTACCATTTGTACTGGTATGGCAGCATCTATGGCCGCTGTTTTACTTTGTGCTGGAGTCAAAAATAAGAGATCTGCATTAAAACATTCAAGAATCATGATTCATCAACCTATAGGGGGAACACAAGGACAAGCATCAGATATTGAAATCACAGTTCGTGAAATTTTAAAATTGAAAAAAGAACTTTACGAGATTATATCGAAACATTCGGGTGTACCTATTGAAAAAATAGAAATTGATTCAGATCGAGATTATTGGATGACGTCTCAAGAGGCAAAAGAATACGGAATGAT